From a single Athene noctua chromosome 2, bAthNoc1.hap1.1, whole genome shotgun sequence genomic region:
- the CMTM7 gene encoding CKLF-like MARVEL transmembrane domain-containing protein 7 isoform X2, which translates to MSHGARVIRTGISLLIGFISVNNSPWTDYSAYSYFQIVTMCDLVMILFFYIIHIFRIYRKLTCVSWPLAEFLHYLIGTILLLIASIVAASKSYNLSGLVAGATFGFLATILCVLSIWSSYKVSCITQSTNASV; encoded by the exons ATCTCACTGCTGATTGGATTCATCAGTGTAAATAACTCTCCGTGGACAGATTACAGTGCATACAGCTACTTTCAGATTGTCACCATGTGTGACTTGGTTATGATTTTGTTCTTCTACATTATCCACATTTTCAGAATCTACAGGAAGCTCACTTGCGTTAGCTGGCCGCTTGCA GAGTTTCTTCATTATTTAATCGGTACAATTCTGCTTCTCATTGCATCAATTGTAGCAGCATCCAAGAGTTATAATTTGTCTGGACTTGTGGCTGGAGCG ACTTTCGGGTTCCTAGCTACGATCCTTTGTGTTTTAAGCATATGGTCATCCTACAAGGTTTCGTGCATCACACAGTCAACAA ATGCATCTGTATGA
- the CMTM7 gene encoding CKLF-like MARVEL transmembrane domain-containing protein 7 isoform X3 — protein sequence MCDLVMILFFYIIHIFRIYRKLTCVSWPLAEFLHYLIGTILLLIASIVAASKSYNLSGLVAGATFGFLATILCVLSIWSSYKVSCITQSTNASV from the exons ATGTGTGACTTGGTTATGATTTTGTTCTTCTACATTATCCACATTTTCAGAATCTACAGGAAGCTCACTTGCGTTAGCTGGCCGCTTGCA GAGTTTCTTCATTATTTAATCGGTACAATTCTGCTTCTCATTGCATCAATTGTAGCAGCATCCAAGAGTTATAATTTGTCTGGACTTGTGGCTGGAGCG ACTTTCGGGTTCCTAGCTACGATCCTTTGTGTTTTAAGCATATGGTCATCCTACAAGGTTTCGTGCATCACACAGTCAACAA ATGCATCTGTATGA